A single Cucumis melo cultivar AY chromosome 4, USDA_Cmelo_AY_1.0, whole genome shotgun sequence DNA region contains:
- the LOC103486912 gene encoding probable E3 ubiquitin-protein ligase RHC1A: protein MSTGNTHWCYRCEQPVRLRGRDMTCLSCNGGFVQELDEMMERSPLDLFGASGNEYQNRRLGLLELFSNFMRQRMVDRNDIRGRLDSIPDHGPGFGPWLIFGGQIPVRLSGHGGFEAFFNGVPGIGVSRSNGGDYFIGPGLEELFEQLSANDRRGPPPASRSSIDAMPVVKITQRHIRSNSHCPVCQDKFELGSEARQMPCDHMYHSDCIVPWLVQHNSCPVCRQELPAQGSSSSHSSSGSNNSSRNSRDRENSRTTQGRRNPFTSLWPFRASSSNSNHGATTGSNSPALHETNQHETGYYGWPFD, encoded by the coding sequence ATGTCGACTGGAAACACCCATTGGTGTTATAGATGCGAACAGCCAGTTCGACTTCGTGGGCGAGACATGACTTGCCTTAGCTGTAATGGAGGATTTGTTCAAGAACTGGATGAAATGATGGAAAGAAGTCCCCTTGATTTATTTGGAGCCAGTGGTAATGAATACCAAAACCGCAGGCTCGGACTCTTGGAGCTTTTCTCAAACTTTATGAGGCAACGAATGGTAGACAGAAATGATATCAGGGGAAGGTTGGACTCAATTCCAGATCATGGTCCTGGATTTGGTCCTTGGTTGATCTTTGGTGGCCAAATTCCTGTTAGATTGTCTGGACATGGTGGATTTGAAGCGTTTTTTAATGGGGTACCTGGAATTGGTGTGAGTAGGAGCAATGGTGGTGATTATTTTATTGGTCCTGGACTTGAAGAATTGTTTGAACAGCTTTCTGCAAACGATCGACGAGGGCCACCCCCAGCATCTAGATCTTCGATTGATGCAATGCCTGTTGTTAAAATTACACAAAGACATATTCGTTCCAATTCACACTGTCCTGTTTGCCAAGATAAATTTGAATTAGGATCTGAGGCTAGGCAAATGCCATGTGACCATATGTATCATTCAGATTGTATCGTTCCCTGGCTAGTCCAGCACAACTCCTGCCCTGTTTGCCGCCAAGAACTGCCTGCACAAGGATCGAGTAGTAGCCATAGCTCATCTGGAAGCAACAATTCTAGCCGAAACAGCCGAGATAGGGAGAATAGTAGGACAACTCAAGGAAGGAGGAATCCATTTACAAGTCTTTGGCCATTCCgagcatcaagctcaaactctAACCATGGTGCTACCACTGGAAGCAACTCGCCAGCCCTACACGAGACTAACCAACACGAAACAGGGTATTACGGATGGCCTTTCGACTAG